In Chelonia mydas isolate rCheMyd1 chromosome 7, rCheMyd1.pri.v2, whole genome shotgun sequence, the sequence atttatttgagcataagctttcgtgagctacagctcacttcatcggatgcacttgaATACGGTCTTTTAACTAGTTGTGCGCCCACCATAAAGTAACTTTATCTAGACCAAAGCTGGTCCTTGAGATCTCCGACACAGCTCAGGAAGGctgcaagctggtccctggtatcaaaaaggttgagaaacactgactgagacatttctccagtttgcttaTGACAGTGTCCTGGGCAACATGCGGCTTTAATACCGTGGCCTGAGCCACTCTGATGAAGCGGGCTGAAGAAGGTCTGAGCAGATCCCCATTGGGCCAGGGGGCTGGTGACTAGAGCTGGggccctccccagcagccccctgaagcgagctgacacacacacacatcctggcaGTAGAGTGGGGATGTTAATGCTTCTGGCTTCTGCCGTCCCTGCAGAGCTACTCACAGAACCTCTGCCTGCTGGCTAAGTGCTTCCTGGACCACAAGACCCTGTACTATGACACTGACCCCTTCCTCTTCTATGTCATGACGGAGTATGACTGCAAGGGCTTCCACATCGTGGGCTATTTCTCCAAGGTGAGGGGGCACTGCCCAGTGCTTCCCGGGTGGaaccctccatccctgctcctGTCACAGCCCTTGCTCTCCCACTGTTCTCTGGCCAGTCAGAGCGGGTCACTGTGGTATGATAGGAATCCCATGGGCTGGCCCCGCTGCCTGATGGGATCAGAACCTCCCAATGGGGGATGCCTGAAGAGTCATAGAAGTTGGGAGTATCTGAGACACTAGCCGTTGGTCAGGGAATCACTGTGCCTTGTCACAGCCACTTCCCCATTGACCGGGCTCTGTCTGTGGGCTGCTGTTCATATCTGGAATGAGGGGCCACTGTGACCATGGATGGGAATTTGTGgctgtggtggaggaggggactgGTGCGGCCATGGCCATAGGTGGGGATTGAAGGCCCAGACGAATGTGGTCATGGCCCCAGTCTGTGCCAGGGGGCCACAGTGGCTGTGAGAGAATCTGTGGGAGGGTGTGTGAGCAGGAATCTCTGGCCAGGGTCAGGATTTGTGGAAGGGGGCATGAGCAGGAATTAATGTAGGGGCTGCAGTGGATGGGGTCAGAACTCATGGTACAAGGCATGGGGATCTGTGGCAGTCTTGATGGCAGAGGAGTCACTGGAACACCCAGCATCAAAGCAATCTGCAGCTACTGGCTGAGGTGTGAATCCTTTGCTGTTTGCCGTAGGAGAAGGAGTCCACGGAAGACTACAATGTGGCCTGCATCCTGACCTTGCCCCCGTACCAGAGGCGAGGCTATGGCAAGCTGCTCATCGAATTCAGTAAGTGGCACCTTCccatcccagctccctccccagaTCTCCATCTCCCTCACCCCgtctcctccccccgccaggcTATGAGCTCTCCAAGGTAGAAGGGAAGACGGGGACACCAGAGAAGCCACTCTCAGACCTCGGGCTCCTCTCCTACCGCAGCTACTGGTCCCAGACCATCCTGGAGATCCTCATGAACCTGAAGTCTGAGAACGGGGAGCGCCCACAGATCACCATCAAGTGAGTGCCCTGCCCACAATCCCAAACTCCACCCTCAATCCTAGAGCAGAGGATTCTGCACCAATAATCAGTGACGGAGAACAGACCCAGCTGTCATTCAGAGTCAGAGTTAACACTTCACAGAGGGCTGCTTCAAAATCATTTCCTCGACTGTGATTCCAGGGCTGGTCGCAAACAGAATGGCCTCAGGGCACACAGGGAAAGTGCTGCTGGCTCCCGTagcctctcttcccaccccacccccctgcgcGCCAGTGACCCCCCAGGCCACTGCCTTCCACCCTCTCATGTCTCCCATTCCCTTTCAGCGAAATCAGCGAGATCACCAGCATCAAGAAGGAGGATGTGATCTCCACACTGCAGTACCTGAACCTCATCAATTACTACAAGGTATCCACCCTGGGAGGAATGCTCTGGAAGCAGGCAGTGAGATTCCTAGCAGTACCCAAGAGGGGCAAGTGGCTTCCTTGTATATGCCACTAGCATGGAGAGATACCAAGGCATTAGGGTAGCTGAATTAAAGGGGGTTGGGAGGCAGGACTCATGGggtctgtccctggctctgggagacaGGGGGTGCTGATTGGGCTGCCCCCTGGGACCGAAACACATCAGTGGAGACAAGCAGCTAGGTTGGCTCAGGTCCCTTCACTACTTTTCTCAGGAACCCTGACAAGACATTTCTCTTGAACCCCATCGCTGACCTGGGCCCCTGTTGTCTCCCTTAAAGGGCCAATACATCCTGACACTCTCGGAGGACATAGTGGATGGGCATGAGCGGGCGATGCTGAAGCGGATCCTGCGCATTGATTCCAAATGTCTGCACTTCACCCCCAAGGACTGGAGCAAGAGGGGCAAGTGGTGAGAGGCAGGGCCTGTCTGCCACCCACTCCCCCATGGCCCTGGCATGGGGCCTCACAGCCATCCAGCTAATGTGCAGCTCTTGGGAGCTTATCCCAGAGCCGGGACAGACTGGGCAACAGCATCTCCAAGGGTGATCGTGTGCTCTACCACAGGGCTAGGCTCCGGTCGTGGCTCGACCCccatgggaaggggcagaggcccCCATGCTGCTCTCCTTGACTCAGTGCCAGGGTGAGGGCCCCATTTGTATGTAGGACTTACATCTTGCCAGGCCATCCTGTACAGTGTGGGCTATGACCGAGGAGCCCAACGACTGGGAATGGGTGGCCCTGGGACCTGGAAGCTGGCTGGCATCTGCGTTTCTGTCACTCGAACTGATTTTTTGATAAAGATCCTGGAACTAAAATGATTGATCATTTTTAATCAGCTAGAAAAGGATGAGGGGTGCTCAGGCTGCATTATCCTCCCCAGAGCTGTGCAGGACCCTGAGCAGCATCAGGCCTTGACTTCCAGGGGGCAGTCACTTCTTCCACTAGTGCCAGCAGTGGCTGCTATGTGttaccccagagccagctgctgcacTCCCTGTGCAATGAACACGCCCGAACCCTGGAAGGATGCAGGCTGGCTGAAGCTGTGGCCAAACACAAGTTTAGGATCTCAAAGCTGCTATGCTCTCCCTCTGCCCTGGTAGCACATTTCTCTCTCCCTGGGAGCAGCAATTACAGCAGGATCTGGAACCAGTGCCAGGGACTGCAATGAGCAATGGACAGGTGATGGGCTGATTGCCATTGGGCCAAGACACTTAGGGCTGAGCACTAAACTCTGCTCTCCCCCCCAGCTGTCTGGCAGACTCATGGTGCTGATCCCCATCCCACTACTTCGGACAAGCCTCTGGGCCTGACTAGCCTTGCCCCACCGTCCCGCTACAGGTCTGGCAACAGGCCCACCTGCAAACAGCAGCCACACAGCGGAGTTAGGCCTTGCTAACAGGGTGCTCCCCCCATAAAGTAACAATGCTGAATATTCCCTTGGCAAGAATGGTTCTGGGTGGGGACACGCATTGTGCCAAAACTTGTGAcagcctggagagagaggaagagagaagaggcTGCAAGCACAACCCTGCTGCCCTGTACTGCCTCTAGCTGCTCAGTCCTGCCAGGGTCTTTTGAATGTGCTAGCACtcttccctgcctcattcagaggggaaaatggaggcacagcAGGGACAAGGGGGAAGAGAACCAGGAGCCCTGGCTTCTGCATTAGAGTCCTTCCTGGGTAGCATGAGACATCTAGAGAGAATCATGGCCAAGTAGTTTGAAGagtggctgggagtcaggacacctgggttctatcccactCAGCTGCTGTGACTTGGGCCAGGCTTCAGCATGCCTCAGTTTTGCCCTCTGCCAGATGTTGAAGCTGCCTGTCCCAGGGACCTGAGGGATCAGTGTTTTCAGCATAAGGCCCATAGCgctcagccctcccctccccattctccagcacagagggcagccagccagccatggaCCAGGGGAGATGTTGTCCCACCCGTTTCCAGGTGCTGGCTCAGTGAGCTCTGGAATCATGACTCGGACCAAGCAGGCATCTCTGTGAGATCCATGTATTCTTAGCATGGAGCCACCGCGCAGGGTGGTGGGGCCAAAACACTCCCCTGTGCAGACCCCAGAGGCAGCCAGTGGCTAGCAGTCCTGGGACCACTGCCTCCATTATGGGCTCACTGTTCCTTCTTCAACACTGGTGCGTGGATCTGCAATGAGAGAGGTGACCTGTCAAAAGTCACCTGCCCCCCTGCAACCATGGGCTTCCAGCCCTGAAGGGACAGAAGtgcagaaacagctgctgctgttaggTGTAGCACAGTACTGCCTAGAGGCCCTGACAAAGTGGGGAGGTCCCCCATTGTACCAGGCACTACACTGCTCCCCCCAGCTGAGACTGGGGCTTCTGTTGGGCCAAGCATTTCACAAACGCCCCATGAGACTCCTTGCTTTATGAAGCGCTGTCTAAATCAACAGagtggaggggaaactgaggcacaggtgggggcaaggacttgcccaagggcagAAGTTgtgagccccagtcctgcactgtAATTACTTTGCCTTTGCACATTCCTCTGCAAGAGGATAGTGCCCACCAGGCTGGGCAGAATACTTTGGACAGCATCTTCCATTTACCTAGTCAAGGCCCAAGAACACCCAGCCACTCCTGGCAGGCCAAGACAGCCTCACCATTCTGCCCCCTGCTAGGCCTGGAGGCATTCCCCCTACTCACAGCTGCTGGGGTACCAGGGATATATtatggggaaggggcatgccTGGATATCCACGGAGGGTATATATCATGGGCTATAATTATTTCATCCCAGAGTATTTGACTCACTCTGAGGGAACAATCATTATGGCATTTACCAGGCCCCATTGCTGCACACCCATACACACAGCCAGCCCCCCTTCACTAGCAGTGTGTGTAGGTGAATGCAGGGGTATTATGGGATGTAATGATTGCCTCATCCCTAGCAACTCAAGGGATACTGGGTGAACCACAGAAGCAGCCTGATAATTGGATGGGACAGGGTTGAGAACATACCTGTTCATTGCTATAATGGACCAAACGCAAAGCTAGTGTAAGTCTTTGTGGGATGGGGGGGATCtagcccccctccacccctttgtAGTTGCTGCGGCAGCAACACCAGCCCCTCTTACCATTCTAGGAGGGGGGGAACAGACAGGAGAGCAGCACACCAGTACTTACAGCCTCGGCGATCCCTGGCCAGCTCAGAGCCAGGAGCAACCCATCATCCGCACTTGGAGCCCGCTCCAGGTTCCACACAGTTAGCGCCCCAAAGGTTGATTTCAGCCGCACTGTCCGCTCCTGCAGCACGGGAGGCTGAGAGTCAGGGAGGGACACAAGCAGTGGGACTAAGGgggcccccagccagctccaaacacacctccctttaGCGTGAAGGTTAACACTACACTGTTCCCCTCTCTGATGGCTTTGTCCCCAAAGGGGTAACaccacccctcccacccagccccaaaggGGGCATAATGTGTCCCCAGAAGCTACCAGTGCCCCCTCCTGCTGGATTCCAGCCCAAGGCAAGGCCAAGGGTCCAGCCCCATAGCCTTCCCCTAGGCAGCTGCTAGCATCCCAGGGCTACTTCTCCCCTATCCACCCAACACACCGCCACAGGGCTCACCTCCTCCTCTGTGCAGGGCCTTTGATCCTCCTTCAGAACCAGCCCCACATAACCTTGGGGCACCATCACCTCCTGCCCCTTGAGGCTCCTGCCACGGAAGGATACAGATTTCTCTGCGGGGAGAGAGACTGACACTGAGCTGGGGAGACA encodes:
- the RNASEH2C gene encoding ribonuclease H2 subunit C isoform X5, with product MSESSSPVRLDLSSLREAPQDVLHLLPCEVEHNGSAPVDRYFTPAIRQGSQEKSVSFRGRSLKGQEVMVPQGYVGLVLKEDQRPCTEEEERTVRLKSTFGALTVWNLERAPSADDGLLLALSWPGIAEAIHAPVLKKEQ